The Neofelis nebulosa isolate mNeoNeb1 chromosome X, mNeoNeb1.pri, whole genome shotgun sequence genome has a segment encoding these proteins:
- the HCFC1 gene encoding host cell factor 1 isoform X5, with amino-acid sequence MASAVSPANSPAVLLQPRWKRVVGWSGPVPRPRHGHRAVAIKELIVVFGGGNEGIVDELHVYNTATNQWFIPAVRGDIPPGCAAYGFVCDGTRLLVFGGMVEYGKYSNDLYELQASRWEWKRLKAKTPKNGPPPCPRLGHSFSLVGNKCYLFGGLANDSEDPKNNIPRYLNDLYILELRPGSGVVAWDIPITYGVLPPPRESHTAVVYTEKDNKKSKLVIYGGMSGCRLGDLWTLDIETLTWNKPSLSGVAPLPRSLHSATTIGNKMYVFGGWVPLVMDDVKVATHEKEWKCTNTLACLNLDTMAWETILMDTLEDNIPRARAGHCAVAINTRLYIWSGRDGYRKAWNNQVCCKDLWYLETEKPPPPARVQLVRANTNSLEAAAAPPTTTAIQVLPTVPGSSISVPTAARTQGVPAVLKVTGPQATTGTPLVTMRPASQAGKAPVTVTSLPAGVRMVVPTQSAQGTVIGSSPQMSGMAALAAAAAATQKIPPSSAPTVLSVPAGTTIVKTVAVTPGTTTLPATVKVASSPVMVSNPATRMLKTAAAQVGTSVSSAANTSTRPIITVHKSGTVTVAQQAQVVTTVVGGVTKTITLVKSPISVPGGSALISNLGKVMSVVQTKPVQTSAVTGQASTGPVTQIIQTKGPLPAGTILKLVTSADGKPTTIITTTQASGAGTKPTILGISSVSPSTTKPGTTTIIKTIPMSAIITQAGATGVTSSPGIKSPITIITTKVMTSGTGAPAKIITAVPKIATGHGQQGVTQVVLKGAPGQPGTILRTVPMGGVRLVTPVTVSAVKPAVTTLVVKGTTGVTTLGTVTGTVSTSLAGAGGHSTSASLATPITTLGTIATLSSQVINPTAITVSAAQTTLTAAGGLTTPTITMQPVSQPTQVTLITAPSGVEAQPVHDLPVSILASPTTEQPTATVTIADSGQGEVQPGTVTLVCSNPPCETHETGTTNTATTTVVANLGGQPQPTQVQFVCDRQEAAASLVASTVGQQNGSVVRVCSNPPCETHETGTTHTATTATSNMAGQHGCSNPPCETHETGTTSTATTAVSSIGAGQQRDLRRACVAGTAPAVVRVGVAAGVSEGAQGSVKASCQTRQTGVTGTAMTVLATGAPCSAGPLLGPALAVEAGGRGATFVQLAAVSGQVRPSGPMAGLSQLASVGRQPEAHHTHTTNTPTTVRSAMGAGEPGEARGTPTPAYESSASGAVTVTALEALLCPSATASQVCSDPPCETHDTGTTHTATTSNAGSAQRVCSNPPCETHETGTTHTPTTATSNGGAGQPEGGQQPPAGRPCETHQTTSTGTTMSVGVGALLPVESGLEVAAPPSIAPQAAASLLAPFPTQRVCSNPPCETHETGTTHTATTVTSNMSSNQDPPPAASDQGDVESTQGDSVNITSSSAVTTTVSSTLTRAVTTVTQSTPVPGPSVPKISSMTEAAPGALTTEVPIPATITVTIANTETSDMPFSAVDILQPPEELQASPGPRQQLPPRQLLQPASTPLMGESAEVLSASQTPELQAAVDLSGTGDPSSGQEPASSAVVATVVVQPPPPTQSEVDQLSLPQELMAEAQAGTTTLMVTGLTPEELAVTAAAEAAAQAAATEEAQALAIQAVLQAAQQAVMAGTGEPMDTSEAAAAVTQAELGHLSAEGQEGQATTIPIVLTQQELAALVQQQQQLQEAQAQQHHHLPTEALAPADSLNDPAIESNCLNELAAAVPSTVALLPSTATESLAPSNTFVAPQPVVVASPAKLQAAATLTEVANGIESLGVKPDLPPPPSKAPVKKENQWFDVGVIKGTNVMVTHYFLPPDDAVPSDDDSGAVPDYSQLKKQELQPGTAYKFRVAGVNACGRGPFSEISAFKTCLPGFPGAPCAIKISKSPDGAHLTWEPPSVTSGKIIEYSVYLAIQSSQAGGEPKSSAPAQLAFMRVYCGPSPSCLVQSSSLSNAHIDYTTKPAIIFRIAARNEKGYGPATQVRWLQETSKDSSGAKPASKRPMSSPEMKSAPKKSKADGQ; translated from the exons ATGGCTTCGGCCGTGTCGCCCGCCAACTCTCCAGCGGTGCTCCTGCAGCCCCGCTGGAAGCGAGTGGTGGGCTGGTCGGGTCCAGTGCCCCGGCCCCGCCACGGCCACCGAGCCGTGGCCATCAAGGAACTCATCGTGGTGTTTGGCGGCGGCAACGAGGGGATAGTGGACGAACTGCACGTGTACAACACGG CGACTAACCAGTGGTTCATCCCAGCCGTGAGAGGGGACATCCCCCCTGGGTGTGCCGCGTATGGCTTCGTGTGTGACGGCACTCGCCTGCTGGTGTTTGGTGGGATGGTGGAGTATGGGAAATACAGCAATGACCTCTACGAGCTCCAG GCAAGCCGGTGGGAATGGAAGAGACTCAAAGCAAAGACGCCCAAAAATGGACCCCCTCCGTGTCCTCGGCTCGGGCACAGCTTCTCCCTCGTGGGCAACAAGTGCTACCTGTTTGGGGGTCTGGCCAACGATAGCGAGGACCCCAAGAACAACATTCCGAG GTACCTGAATGACTTATACATCCTGGAATTGCGGCCGGGCTCCGGAGTGGTGGCCTGGGACATCCCCATCACTTACGGCGTTCTGCCTCCACCCCGGGAGTCCCACACTGCTGTGGTCTATACTGAGAAAGACAACAAGAAGTCCAAGCTGGTGATCTATGGAGGGATGAGCGGCTGCAGGCTGGGGGACCTTTGGACCTTGGATATCG AGACTCTGACGTGGAACAAGCCCAGTCTCAGTGGGGTGGCGCCTCTTCCCCGGAGTCTTCACTCAGCCACGACCATAGGAAACAA AATGTACGTGTTTGGTGGCTGGGTGCCTCTCGTCATGGATGACGTCAAAGTGGCCACACACGAGAAGGAGTGGAAGTGTACCAACACACTGGCTTGTCTCAACCTGG ATACCATGGCCTGGGAGACCATCCTGATGGACACACTGGAGGACAATATTCCCCGGGCCCGAGCCGGCCACTGTGCCGTAGCCATCAACACCCGCCTGTACATTTGGAGTGGGCGCGACGGCTACCGAAAGGCCTGGAACAACCAGGTCTGCTGCAAGGACCTGTGGTACCTGGAGACAG AAAAGCCACCACCCCCGGCCCGGGTACAGCTGGTACGAGCCAACACCAATTCCCTGGAG GCTGCTGCCGCGCCCCCGACTACCACCGCCATCCAGGTCTTGCCGACGGTACCCGGCAGCTCAATCTCCGTGCCCACGGCGGCCAGGACTCAAG GCGTCCCCGCTGTTCTCAAAGTCACCGGTCCTCAGGCTACGACAGGAACCCCGCTGGTCACCATGCGACCTGCCAGCCAGGCTGGGAAAGCCCCCGTCACCGTGACCTCCCTTCCTGCAGGCGTGCGAATGGTTGTGCCGACGCAGAGTGCCCAGGGCACG GTGATTGGCAGCAGCCCGCAGATGAGCGGCATGGCCGCGCTGGCAGCTGCAGCTGCCGCCACCCAGAAGATCCCACCCTCATCAGCGCCCACGGTGCTGAGTGTCCCAGCAGGCACGACCATCGTCAAAACCGTGGCTGTGACGCCAGGCACCACCACCCTCCCGGCTACTGTAAAGGTGGCCTCCTCGCCGGTCATG GTGAGCAACCCGGCCACTCGGATGCTGAAGACTGCGGCCGCTCAGGTGGGGACGTCTGTCTCCTCTGCTGCCAACACATCCACCCGCCCCATCATCACAGTGCATAAGTCGGGAACTGTGACAGTGGCCCAGCAAGCCCAGGTGGTGACCACGGTGGTGGGTGGAGTCACCAAGACCATCACCCTGGTGAAGAGCCCCATCTCTGTCCCAGgaggcagtgctctg ATTTCCAACCTGGGCAAGGTGATGTCAGTGGTTCAGACCAAACCGGTTCAGACTTCAGCGGTCACAGGCCAGGCATCTACGGGCCCGGTGACTCAGATCATCCAG ACCAAAGGGCCCCTGCCGGCCGGGACCATCCTGAAGCTGGTAACCTCTGCGGACGGCAAgcccaccaccatcatcactacCACGCAGGCCAGCGGGGCCGGGACTAAGCCCACCATCCTGGGCATCAGCAGCGTGTCCCCGAGCACCACCAAGCCGGGCACGACCACCATCATCAAGACCATCCCCATGTCGGCCATCATCACGCAGGCCGGCGCCACAG GTGTGACCAGCAGTCCGGGCATCAAGTCCCCCATCACCATTATCACCACCAAGGTGATGACTTCAGGAACCGGAGCGCCTGCCAAAATCATCACAGCTGTCCCTAAAATCGCCACTGGCCACGGGCAGCAAGGAGTGACCCAG GTGGTGCTAAAGGGGGCCCCCGGACAGCCGGGCACCATCCTCCGCACCGTGCCCATGGGGGGTGTCCGCCTGGTCACCCCCGTCACCGTCTCTGCCGTCAAGCCAGCAGTCACCACGTTGGTTGTGAAGGGCACCACAG GCGTCACGACCCTGGGCACAGTGACAGGCACCGTCTCCACCAGCCTTGCCGGAGCTGGGGGCCATAGTACCAGCGCCTCCCTGGCCACGCCCATCACCACGTTGGGTACCATCGCCACTCTCTCGAGCCAAGTGATCAACCCCACCGCCATCACCGTGTCGGCTGCGCAGACCACGTTGACGGCGGCCGGCGGGctcaccacccccaccatcaccatGCAG CCTGTCTCCCAGCCTACCCAGGTGACACTCATCACGGCGCCCAGTGGAGTCGAGGCCCAGCCCGTGCATGACCTTCCTGTGTCCATTCTGGCCTCGCCCACCACAGAACAGCCCACGGCCACGGTCACCATCGCCGATTCAGGCCAGGGTGAGGTGCAGCCGGGCACCGTGACGCTGGTCTGCTCCAACCCGCCCTGCGAGACCCACGAGACGGGTACCACCAACACAGCCACCACCACCGTCGTGGCTAACCTCGGGGGGCAGCCGCAGCCCACCCAAGTGCAGTTCGTCTGTGACAGACAGGAAGCGGCCGCTTCTCTCGTGGCCTCGACGGTGGGACAGCAGAACGGCAGCGTGGTTCGCGTCTGCTCCAACCCGCCGTGCGAGACCCACGAGACGGGCACCACCCACACGGCCACCACCGCCACATCCAACATGGCCGGGCAGCACGGCTGCTCCAACCCGCCGTGCGAGACCCACGAGACCGGCACCACCAGCACCGCCACCACCGCCGTGTCGAGCATCGGCGCCGGCCAGCAGCGAGACCTCCGCCGTGCCTGCGTGGCCGGCACCGCTCCTGCTGTGGTCCGGGTCGGCGTGGCCGCCGGGGTGTCGGAGGGAGCCCAGGGCTCCGTCAAGGCCTCGTGCCAAACCCGCCAGACCGGCGTGACCGGTACCGCCATGACTGTGCTGGCCACCGGGGCCCCGTGCTCGGCCGGCCCGCTCCTTGGGCCGGCCCTGGCGGTGGAGGCCGGCGGCCGCGGCGCCACCTTTGTGCAGCTGGCCGCCGTGAGTGGCCAGGTCAGACCCAGCGGCCCCATGGCCGGCTTGAGTCAGCTGGCGTCCGTGGGGCGCCAGCCGGAGGCTCATCACACCCACACGACCAACACCCCCACCACGGTCCGCTCCGCCATGGGTGCCGGAGAGCCCGGCGAGGCACGGGGGACCCCCACACCTGCGTACGAGAGCTCGGCCAGCGGCGCCGTGACTGTGACGGCCCTGGAGGCGCTGCTGTGCCCCTCGGCCACTGCAAGCCAAGTCTGCTCCGACCCGCCGTGCGAGACCCACGACACGGGCACCACCCACACCGCCACTACCTCGAATGCCGGCAGCGCCCAGCGGGTCTGCTCCAACCCGCCCTGCGAGACCCACGAGACGGGcaccacccacacacccaccacGGCCACGTCCAACGGGGGTGCGGGCCAGCCTGAGGGTGGGCAGCAGCCCCCCGCCGGCCGCCCCTGCGAGACACACCAGACCACGTCCACCGGTACCACCATGTCGGTCGGCGTGGGCGCCTTGCTCCCCGTGGAATCCGGCTTGGAGGTGGCGGCGCCGCCCTCCATCGCCCCCCAGGCTGCTGCTTCGTTGCTGGCTCCTTTCCCGACGCAGAGGGTGTGCTCCAACCCCCCTTGTGAGACGCACGAGACGGGCACCACGCACACGGCCACCACCGTCACCTCGAACATGAGCTCAAACCAAG ATCCCCCACCAGCCGCCAGTGACCAGGGAGACGTGGAGAGCACCCAGGGCGACAGCGTGAACATCACCAGCTCCAGTGCCGTTACGACAACCGTGTCCTCCACACTGACGCGGGCTGTGACCACTGTGACACAGTCCACCCCGGTCCCGGGCCCCTCGGTACCG AAGATCTCATCAATGACTGAGGCTGCCCCAGGGGCTCTGACCACCGAAGTCCCCATCCCAGCCACGATAACAGTGACCATAGCCAACACAGAAACTTCTGACATGCCCTTCTCTGCTGTTGACATCCTGCAGCCCCCAGAGGAACTCCAGGCCTCACCAGGGCCCCGCCAGCAGCTTCCGCCACGGCAGCTCCTGCAACCCGCCTCCACGCCCCTGATGGGGGAGTCCGCCGAGGTCCTGTCAGCCTCCCAGACCCCTGAGCTCCAAGCCGCCGTGGATCTGAGCGGTACAGGGGACCCGTCTTCAGGCCAGGAGCCCGCCAGCTCCGCCGTGGTGGCCACTGTGGTGGTCCAGCCGCCCCCGCCTACGCAGTCTGAAGTAGACCAGCTGTCGCTTCCTCAAGAGCTGATGGCCGAGGCCCAGGCAGGCACCACCACCCTCATGGTGACGGGGCTCACCCCCGAGGAGCTGGCGGTCACCGCTGCCGCTGAAGCAGCCGCCCAGGCTGCAGCCACCGAGGAGGCCCAGGCCCTGGCCATCCAGGCGGTGCTCCAGGCTGCACAGCAGGCCGTCATGG cAGGCACCGGGGAGCCCATGGACAcgtctgaggcggcggcggccgtgACGCAGGCCGAGCTGGGCCACCTGTCCGCCGAGGGCCAGGAGGGCCAGGCCACCACCATCCCCATCGTGCTGACGCAGCAGGAGCTGGCCGCTCTggtgcagcagcagcagcagctgcaggAGGCACAGGCCCAGCAGCACCACCACCTGCCCACCGAGGCCCTGGCGCCTGCCGACAGCCTCAACGACCCGGCCATCGAGAGCAACTGCCTCAACGAGCTGGCCGCCGCCGTCCCCAGCACCGTGGCCCTGCTGCCCTCCACGGCCACTGAGA GCCTGGCTCCGTCCAACACGTTTGTGGCCCCCCAGCCGGTCGTGGTAGCCAGCCCCGCCAAACTACAGGCCGCGGCGACCCTGACTGAAGTGGCCAATGGCATCGAGTCCCTGGGCGTG aAGCCAGACTTACCGCCCCCGCCCAGCAAAGCCCCCGTGAAGAAGGAGAACCAGTGGTTCGACGTGGGCGTCATTAAGGGTACCAACGTAATGGTGACACACTATTTCCTGCCACCAGACGATGCCGTCCCGTCCGAC GATGACTCGGGCGCCGTTCCCGACTACAGCCAGCTGAAGAAACAGGAGCTGCAGCCGGGCACGGCCTACAAGTTCCGTGTCGCTGGGGTCAACGCCTGCGGCCGGGGGCCCTTCAGCGAGATCTCCGCTTTCAAGACGTGTCTGCCCGGCTTCCCGGGGGCTCCCTGTGCCATTAAAATCAGCAAA AGTCCAGATGGTGCTCACCTCACCTGGGAGCCGCCGTCCGTGACGTCCGGCAAGATCATCGAGTACTCGGTGTACCTGGCCATCCAGAGCTCACAGGCCGGTGGTGAGCCCAAGAGCTCCGCCCCGGCCCAGCTGGCCTTCATGCGGGTGTACTGCgggcccagcccctcctgctTGGTGCAGTCGTCCAGCCTCTCCAACGCCCACATTGACTACACCACCAAGCCCGCCATCATCTTCCGCATCGCCGCCCGCAACGAGAAGGGCTACGGCCCTGCCACCCAAGTCAGGTGGCTGCAAG AAACCAGTAAAGACAGCTCCGGCGCCAAGCCAGCCAGCAAGCGGCCCATGTCCTCTCCGGAAAT gAAATCCGCTCCAAAGAAATCTAAGGCAGATGGTCAGTGA